Below is a genomic region from Drosophila albomicans strain 15112-1751.03 chromosome 2R, ASM965048v2, whole genome shotgun sequence.
CAGGCGTTCGCTGGGCGCACACTGATCCGCCTTGACCAACATTGAGAGTTCCATGGCAAATTTCTCCAGCCCATCGTACATCAACTGGCTGTGGTTTGCAAAAGGGTTTAATACACAATCGAAATAACTGCTAGATATTGCTTACCTGATCATTAACCGGTACAATATTTCCCGGTTCTTTACCAGATTATGAGGATCCAAAATTTCGTCGCGCatctttgtttttctttaccAATTTAATGCCGCCTGCAGTGTGACCGTGAGTTAAGTTTCAAAAAATTCTACatctatttaaatactaaatacttaaatGACCGCTTTGGTATCGAGAACTTATCGATTTTTAACAAATCgatagataaaaataaaatttcaaatattttctgcAATAATAACTGGAATACTTTAATcacagaaaaatatataaatttatgtaatgtTTAATATGTTGATTGAATGCAACTATTgccattattttaaaaataacaatatggcgctaaacaaaaatacagcTATCGATATATTACTTCGTGCGCTCATTATTTCGATAGCTAGTGATTGTGATGGCATTCATCTACAGCTGCAACACGTGCAACTTGTTTTGTTTcccttaaaataaaaacgcgAGTTTCTGTTCgtttaataaacatataaaaatgaaaattcgcAGGAATCATGTGCGCAAGCGTTACCGCTACAATGTGAACCGCAAAACAATGAACAAAACCCGCAAATCTACTGGAAAAATCAAGGAGTAAGTACTAACCGGACTCTGCTACGTTTTGTTTATACTCAAGTTACTTGTTGTTTTAGTCCAGAGATGAAAAAAATGTGGATTGAGGGAAAACGTGTTGGCACCAATTTCAGTGAAATGGGTTTAGCCAAAGATCCCAACAAGGCTGTGGGTATACCCAACTATAAACGCGAACGCCTAGAGGCTGCTAAAATTGTAAACGGTTTCGTGGAAGAAGATCTTGATGATGAGGATCTGAAACCGCGAAGCTCAAAGACAGACCCCGAAGATCTGAAACCAAAACGTGGTCATATCGTGCAGGAACTAGAACAGATGGCAGTCGATAGGCGACCAGATCCTGAATTCAGGTGAGTTTgtaattgaaagcaaaacttGAATGAAATACTTGAAGAACGCAAATTGTTTACAGATTACCCAAGGGAGTCGTTAAAGAGCTGTCATATTTTCTGAataagcacaagttcaactacaaGGCCATGGTAACGGATCGTCGCAATCATGATCAGCTGACGTGGAAGCAATTCAGAATGAAAATACGTCGCTTCATGTTGATTCCGGAACAGTTTAATGAATATCTGCAACAAAAGAAGCTGCCAATTGATGTGAAGCCAGATTGGCCGGAATATGAATCGGATAGTGAATGGAAATAATAATTGTCGCTGTAAATTATATAGAGAATAGTATGATAATGGTTTTAAGATCTGAATatacaaacaatttatatCCAAGAAGTGTAACTAATTACTAAGTAATGATAGTTCAATAAGCGCACATATGTTTGCTGTCAGTCCCTGTTAAGTTTGAAAATTGCCCGCAATTTTTAGTACCTTACCCATCCAACCCACAATTTGTGTGCCCCAGTTGGTGGCTACTCTGTCATTGGAATCGGCATTGCATCACTTTCGCATCGTGCAACGTTCGGCTGCCCCATCGCCATCGTTGTCATCGTCAACCGACTCGCGCTGCTCTCTGTCGATTTCGTTTTCGGTCTTTCCGTTTTCTGGTTTCGAGGTAAGTGCACGTACTTACAACTGGGCTTCGTGCAGCTGCCACAGGAAAAAAATCCACAAATAACGTTAACATTAATAAGCATCGATTGATTACCTGTGTGtgttataatataaaagtgtgtgtgtggcttcgAATCCTTATTATTTTCCCCTTTTTCTCATTACACAAGTGCGAAAAGCGTTTTTCAATTTCGTGAATTTACCGGCCGGTGTTGCATTGACAAGTTTTGCATAATGCACACATGCATTCaccatgtgtatgtgtaacgGTATTTAGGTGTATCTACATACTATGTACATTTATGTACTAACTTTTTCATTCACTTCCGCAGTCATACAATTGgctgtataaaaaaaaactgctgcatacatatatggacataaatgcatgtgtatgtgtggatTATCCAGTGTGTACATTATGTACAAATATGCTCTGCTCTTCCGCAAAATTCCAAAATGGCGGCTCTGCTCGCCTGAGTCTGAAGAAATTCTGAATTGCAAGT
It encodes:
- the LOC127566044 gene encoding nucleolar protein 16, with the protein product MKIRRNHVRKRYRYNVNRKTMNKTRKSTGKIKDPEMKKMWIEGKRVGTNFSEMGLAKDPNKAVGIPNYKRERLEAAKIVNGFVEEDLDDEDLKPRSSKTDPEDLKPKRGHIVQELEQMAVDRRPDPEFRLPKGVVKELSYFLNKHKFNYKAMVTDRRNHDQLTWKQFRMKIRRFMLIPEQFNEYLQQKKLPIDVKPDWPEYESDSEWK